From the genome of Bacillus mesophilus:
ATTTGACGAAAGAACTCAGGCTTGTCCCCCCAAATATGGGCAACAATTGGTTGTTCATCCTCTGTAAAAGTCAATCGGCCACGAACACTTTTTCGTCCCTCAGGGTGACAATAACTCTCCGAATTTGTGAACTCTGTAAAAAATACATCAGGTCTAGCAGCTTCACTCACTACATGGCGAAAAACAACATCCGTCACTTCTTCCATGGGTGCTAATATAAAAAAAGGTCGTGGTAATTCACGCCAAAAATTATCGATCATCTTCAAATCCAAATCCTTTCATTATGGGATATGATTTAACCCTTTATCCCAAATTTAAACAACAACCTATCTCTTCTTCTTTTACACTTATACCATGCTTAAGCACTTTTTATCAAACTAATTGAAAATGTTTTTTTGTAGGTAATTATTGGAGTAATTCTGGACCATCCATGAAACTTAAAGTAGATCTTTTCAAATCACCTTTCTACAGAGCCATTTATTAACAAATCATTTGATGGTATTATGAAATAGCTATAAGAGGATAGTGGTATACACTTTATTTAGCAATGTTGGAGGTTTAGTATTGAAGCTAGTAAATCTAATAAAAAAATTAACGAAAAAACAATTCTATTTATATATCTTTTTAATCCTTTCTTTTGTCATCTCGATCACTTTTGTAAACAACAATTATTCATTCTACGAACAACCTATTGCAGAGGTAATTGAAACAGAATTAATAGATACTACTGAAATCAATGATATGTATGGTAATGAAGACATCCTGTACTCACAGAGAATCATCGCCATATTAAAGAATAGCGATTCAAAAGGAAAGCTTATTTATTTAACTAATGAATATTCATTATCGAAAGCGTATGACAATGAATATCAAGCCGGACAAAAAATTTTCGTGTCAATAGATCAGGTTAAAGTGGAAAATCAAGAATTAACCGGTACAATAAAAGAATTTAAACGTGATACATATGTATTAATCGCTGCATGGATTTTTATTTTTGCTTTAATAATCATTGGAAAAAAACAAGGTTTCTTTTCTGTTATAAGTTTAGCAGTAAATGCGATTTTGCTCTCATATACGTTAGATATATACATAAACCATCCAGAGATCAGTCTAGTATTGATTTGTGGTGCTAGTATTTTTTTATTTACTTGTACCTCCTTATTACTCGTTAACGGGTTTAATGAAAAAACATATTCAGCTATTATAGCAACCATCTTAGGAACATTCAGCTCCCTTTTCATTGCATATTCTGTTATTTGGATTACGTCGGGGAATGGCTTATTACAATTCTTATCAAGTCCTTACCAGATGGTGTTTATGGCGGGGTTATTTATTGGTTCACTAGGAGCAGTTATGGATATAGCGATTACCATGTCTTCTTCGCTCTTCAGCTTGTACGAAAAGAATAACCATATAACTCTAAAAGCGCTACGAACTTCAGGTAGGGAAATTGGAAAGGATATTATGGGTACGATGACTAATATTTTGTTTTTTATCTATATAAGTGGTTCCATCCCATTCCTTCTTTTATATCTCAAAAATGACTCTCTACTAGGGTTCACTCTATCCATGAATCTTTCCTTAGAATTGTATAGAGCCCTTGCAGGTGGAATAGGCATCGTGTTAACTATTCCGATTGGCATTTATACGACGATCTTTTTTATTAATAGAAAGAAGGCTAGATTATGAATGCATTAGTCTTATTATCAATCATATTATTTCTATTAATGACTGTAATTGGTGGAAGAAAAGGGATAAAGTCTTTTCTAGCTATATTCTTCAATTTTGGAGTATTGATGGTCATCATTTTTATTATGCTTGATCCCAAAATAAATATAATTATTTTAACATTAGTTGCATCTGTAGTGATAAGTAGTATTAATCTATTTTTTATTAATGACATTAATAGTAAAACAAAAACAGCTTTTCTCTCTTCAATCATTACAATCGTAATTTTATTTATTGGTATTGTTATAATAACTGAGAAATCAATGATTCAAGGATTTGCTGAAGAAGAAATTCGAGAACTTAGTGGGTTTTCACTTCATATCGGGATTGATTTTGTGAAGATCGGCATATCTGTCATCATTATGAGTACAATAGGCGCCATCATAGATGCTGCGATTGCTATTTCCTCTCCTATGCGAGAAATCCATTTTCATAATCCAACCATAAATAGAAAAGATTTGTTTAGATCAGGATTAAATATTGGTAGAGACATAATTGGTACAAGTACCAACACACTATTATTTGCTTTCTTTGGTGGGTTCTTAGGATTGTTCATCTATTTTAAAGATTTATCTTTCCCTCTAGGTGAAATTGTGAATTCAAAGATCTTTAGTGCTGAAATCATTACAATCCTTTGTGCTGGTATTGGGGTTATAATCGTTATTCCCATTACATCCTGGATTACCGCTTTAGTTTTAGTGGGAAAAGAGAAATAAGGCTGTGGTGGAATTCTTAGGTACTTGACGTATTCTTTTCCTCATCTATAATTCTGGGGTTATGTGGTTATATTTTTTTTTTGGACAATACAGATTGTTAATACATGAGAGAAGGCCCGTCCCAGCATTGGCATGGGCCTTATTTCTAAGATTCATTTTTTTGCTCATAGCTAAGTGTTGATAAACCGCTGGTTCTGGCATTTAAATAGAAAAAGACCTCTACCAAAAGGCAAAGATCTTCTAAACAGAGATCAGTAACCTGAAGTGACCGTGCCTCACATACAAATTACTAAATCTCCTTTACACTTACTACTCACACTTATTGTTATTGTTATCAGATTCTACATTAGTTTCAACCGTTTTCTTTTCCTTTGAAAGGAACCAACCACATAGTGCTATTAGTACAAGCGTGAAATAGAAGGAAATTTTCCATTCCGGTGACTTTGCAAATCCTGATGGTATAACAGCCAAGTCTGGATGTGATAATGTTAGTACCGCAAGCTTAATACCAACCATACCTACAATTACAAAGGCTGCAACCTCCAGCCCTGGTCTTGTTTGAAGAAGTGTAACAAAGTAGTTTGCAGCGAAACGCATAATAACCAAACCTATTAATCCACCTGCAAAAATTACAAGGAATTTTCCACCATCTAATCCACCTATATTTGGAAGGCTTGTGTTCGGAAGTACTACAGCCAAAGCAAAAGCTGCAAGGATCGCATCTATTGCAAAAGCAATATCAGCTAGTTCAACCTTAAAAACTGTCATCCAGAATCCTGATTTTTTCTTTTCTTTGATCATCCCAGCTTTTTGTTTTTCTTTATTGACAACAAGTTTTCGGAAAATATGATTTGCAGCAATAAACAAGAGGTAAACTGCACCTAATGCCTGAATCTGCCAAACATCCACAAGGAAGGAAATAGCAAATAAAGAAGCAAAACGAAATACAAACGCTCCTGCTAAACCATAAAACAATGCTCTTTTACGTTGCTCCTCTGGAAGATGTTTTACCATAATTGCGAGTACAAGTGCATTATCTGCCGCTAATAACCCTTCAAGAGCAATCAAAAGTAATAATACCCAAGCGTATTCTAGTATAATAGAAAATTCCACCTAACTACCCCCTAAATGTACTTTATAGTTTTATTAATTACAGTTTTCTTTATTTAGATAATGACGCTCTAGGATAATACTCCCAAAACTTAAAGATGTACTTTAGTCTAATTAAAATCATCAACATCTCTATCACCTTACTTTCTATCTTATAAATCTCAAAGAACAAATGTTATAGCTCTGAATTGTTGTTATAATACTGTTCTGAAATCGGGGAGGATTCCTCTGGTCCTCATTTACATATGCAAGCAACTGAACTTCAATAATGGTTAATAGGGTGAATGTGACAAATAGGTTCCGTATATGTTTTTTCAATAAAATCGTTTCTCCTTAAACAATAGTAATTACATATAAGAAATCGATTTTGTTCTTCTACACTCTTATTCTCCTTTATACGTTTAATTGGCTATCTCTGCTCATGTACTTCTCTTCAATTTGTTCCTCGATCTTTTCCATTTGTTCCTTGTCTTTTAATCATCCTCTCGGTTGTAGCCTATTATTAAAACAATTTTGTTAATGTTGGGTTTTACAATTTTTATCTACTCAGAGAGGAGAAAATAAAAACCCTCACCAGATTTTCGGTAAAGGTTTTTTGGGAACCAAAATGACCTCTACCACAAGTAAAGGTTTTTGAAAGAACAAAAAACCTCTACCAACGAGCAGAGGTTTTTAAAATACAAAAAGACCTCTACCAAACAGGTAAAGGTCTTGCTAACAACAAAATGTTGCTAACAAAGCCGAGAGTATAAACTCTGAAATGACGACTTTGTTATGAAAGCTACTCCCCTTTAGGAGAATTTATTATTTAATATAGTAAAGATATACTATTTTAATTTATCTGTCAATAAATATTTTCATTAACAACGTAGAACAAAAGGATGGTGTTCTAATAGCTCTTGTGTATAAAAGTTAGGGATTTTAAAATCTCTTAGAATCAAAAGTATCATGACAACCTACATTTAAGTGGTTAACCTCAAACCCACTACCGATATGATAATCAAAGCTATAAATAGAATTCGTCTCCAGTCTCTTGCTTCTCCATAAAACAGCATTCCTATGATCGCTCCACCTACCGTTCCAATCCCAGTCCAAACAGCATAGGATATTCCCAAAGGCAGGGTCTTCATAGCTAAACTCAGAAAACAAAAACTCATTATGAATCCGATCATTAATACAGTATAGGACTGTAAGCTTTTATCCTTAGCTACCTTATTCATCCCTGTAACTCCTACCACTTCAAACGTTCCAGCCAAAAGGAGATAAATCCAGGCCATTTTACATTGCACCTTCTTTCTTACTGGATTCACTTGTAACAAGTTTTAAGCCTACTACTCCAGAAAGTAGTAAGAGGATAAACATTACTTTCGTCCAACTAAACGGTTCCCCGAAAACCATCATTTCAATTACAACAGTCCCAGCTGTCCCTATTCCTGTAAAGATGGCATATACAGTTGCTACAGGCAGACGTTTTGTCGCCTTGATTAGCAAAGCAAACGATAAGTATATAAATAGGGCTGTACCCGCCCACTCAAGGATGTTATCTGAATACTTCAACCCTATAGCCCACAACACCTCAATAAAACCAGCAATTATAACAAATGTCCAATCTTTATTCATTACGTTTCCTCCGATTTAATTTAATCATAAGGAGAGTCCACGCCAATACAAATACCAGGAGGATTCTAGCCTTTTCTGCAAGCGTTCAGGACCTCCATATAACATTTCAACAATTATTCCATCATATATTCCTAAAAAGGCAGCAGTTGCTAATTTACCGTCGATTAATGAATTGACTTCTCCCTCTTCCATAGCCTTCTGTATAATCGGATACAAAAGTTCTTCCAATTTATCCAGGTATTCGTATACCATTTTCATCACTATTTCATTGAGATGACTTGGCGGAAAAAAAGCTGTTCGAATCCAAAATTTATTGGAATCCTTCATCTCATATCGTTCTATGCTTTCTAAAAGAAAATGATATAAGATTTCCTCGATTGGACGAGTCTTATTGATCTCTATAAAATTAATGACAAAAATAATTTCGTTTTCACTTGAGTCCTTGCATAACTTTAGAAACAGTTCATCTTTACCTTTGAAATGAGTATAAATAGACTGTTTTTTAATTCCCACATCCTCAGCAATATGTGCTAATGATGCACCTTCATACCCATTTTTTGCGAAATGTTTTAATGAAACTTCCTTAATTTGATTTGATGTCACTTTCAATCCTCCCGAACGGTCGTAAGGTAAACTTACCATCTAAACTATTTCTAGTCAATTATTTTCCCCTAAGAATAGTTAATAATTCTTATCCAGCTCATTAGATTCGTACAAATGTCTCCTACCGAGGAATGGAGATATTCATAGCACAGATAAAGTCTATGTGTAAAAATTGACGAAGTGCAAATAAAAGACAAGAATCAATGTGAGTGCACATTGACCCTTTTCCATATAGGTTTTAGTACTTTATCCATAAAACAATATAATGAGTTTTTGCTCTTTAATTTTCAATCACAATAAATGATCAAATTCCTAATAAGTCAAGTATCTAATAGATTAGTATTCTATTAATGTATGTTGATTTCACTAGATTTCGTTATTTCTTAAAGGATGCTGTATTCTAAAATAATCTCTGATTCTTCTAATAATTCTCCGGTATTTTTAAAACCTAAAGATTCATAAAACTTTATTGCATTTATATTTGTAGGTTCAGTTGATAATCGAATATAGTTACAATCTTCGTTTAAACTCAGTCTCTCTATAATGATCTTCATTGCTTCCTGACCATATCCTTTTCCTTGAAAACGATCGTCAATCATCATTCGTGGAACCCAGTATTTATTTTTATCTTCTAAAGAAGGGTCATAATCTGTCATTACAAAACCAATCACTTCTTCACCTAAGTGTATAACATAAGGTGTATAACAAGGATTAACCTTTGATTCTCCAATTGAATATAAATTAGAAACAATTTGTTTTTCTTGCTCTTCTCTCAATTTTAGATTGATACATTTATAGAAGTTATTCAATGTTAAGTCTCTTACACTTATTATTGTCATTTTCAGTCCACCTTTTGACACTGTTATTATACATATATTAGCATATGGAAACCTTTACCACCTAGTGTGCTGCCCAATCATTATTTCTACCTGCCACAAAATTTAGTAGTACCGAATTTCCCCCTAAAAAATTCCGCAATACTATTCAATCCACACTATTTTAAATCCATTTCAATAATTCCATTTCATATGCCACTTTTGGCGTTGTATATAAAAATAATTTCCTCTGACATTTTACCAACTCTCATCACGTGATAAAGGCACCCATCCCTGAGTGCCAACTTTAAAATATAGATATTACGAAGAAAAATCAAAATAATTCCTCTTCAACAACCTAGGCAATTCCATTTGTTCCTTAAACCCTATCGAACTACCACTCTTCCTCGTATCCACCAAAACAATTGATCCTACCAGGCGCATCGCAAACGAACGTAGGGACTGCGTTTTTTATTATAAGTACTCTTCAATAAAAAAACAGCAAATCAAGAAGATTACCCTAATAATGGTCTGCCCCTTCCAAAGCCAGGTAAGATTATTGAATCAATTAAGAAATTATTCATTATAACAATTACCAAAATAATAAGTCATTCACATTGTCCTCATTACTTCTTTTTAAATACAAGTAAACGATTGAATTTGACGTAAACTTATTCCTGAATATACCCATCTAAATCCATTCCAGCGGTACCCTGAAACAGAAGTTCGACCAACAAATGTTGGATAAAACCAGAATTGCTGAAAGCCTCTTAGCCACACATACGTATATCTGAATAGACATCCTCTAATACTCCCTGGGTCAACAGCAAATGCTTGGGCTTGTTGTGTTTGTGTTGGAATATAAGAAGGCGGTGGTGAGGTAGGAGGTCCTGCTTGCATTCCTTGACTCGGTGGTGCAAGTGGAGGAGGTGTACTCGGAATACCTGATGGCGGTCCCATAATCCCTCCAAACGAAGGAAAACCTGGAATCAATTGTCTTTCTTCTTGGTTTACATAGAAGAAATCATTAGGTAGATAGGGTATAGAATGAGAATAAACGTCCTGATTATACATATTCTTCCCAAATACTTGTTCATAATTTGTGTACACAATATCACTCCTTGAGTTTTTTCAATAACATCCTATTCATTAGTCACCTGTCTAAAACCTTGTACGCCACCAATTGTGTATATACCTATATAACATTCACAATCAGTAAAACTATCAACATAAAAGATATAGCCATCACTGTTGAATTGAACAAATGAGTTTCTTTTCAATTCTTTGTCTATTCCTGGGCATTTTGCGTAGTCTTTTTCTGACTACATACATAATTTATAAAAAGACTCACCTCAGAGATCGTTACATGATTTCAAAAAACAAACTAAATTAGATTCAAACAGTGATAACGTTTATTAAAACTAAAAAAAGGAGAGAAACGATGTCTTCCTTTAACCCAGAAAAATTATCTGTAACCTTTATTCCTCCAGCCAATTCCTTCCGACCAATCGAAGGTAGAAAATATACTCTTACCCATTCTGATCTTACTGCTGAATTATTTTTGGATATTGGCTTTATTTTCAACTATGAGAAAATTAATTCTGTCATGCGGGATGAAGTTTTAGCTAAATGGCAAAAAACAAATGAAAACCAATTACATTTAATCGGAAAAGCATATGTGGATGGTGGGGAATTTAATAAGGAAATGGCTGGTGTTCGTTTTGCTATATTCAGAAAAGAGATGGATACTGCACTAAAAGGGATCATCTTTGGCGATCTTGCCTTTTTAACAAATTATCCCATCTTACTTGATTCACCAATTTATATTTATTTTGAATCAAACTATCCAGAATTCAAGCAGATTCTATACTACGGGACTCCTCGACAATATCTACAGCAAATTAATCAAAACCAATGAAGAGCTTAATATGACAACGTCTATTGATCAGAACCTACGTTCCTATATATCTAAACAATGGAGGTCTGAAAATGATAAATTTTAAATCCTTTCATGGAACGGTTACTATGATTAGTGATTTTATTACAGGAGAGATTAATGAAGAAAAACATTGTTATAAAATAATGACTGTAGAAAACAGTTTAGGGTCAATTGTAAATTTTGTGGTTTCACCCACTACTTATTTTGTAGACCATCAAATCGTAAGAGTAGGAGACCGAATAACCGGTTATTATGATGGGAATGCACCTGTACCTCTTATATACCCACCACAATATCGAGCACTTGTAATAGTTAAAGAGAATCCTTATCAGAGTGTAAAAGTAGACTACTTTGGTCAGATGTTAAAAAGCAGTGATGGGACATTACTATTAAATATACCTCCATATACCCCTATATTATTAATTAATGGTCAACCCTTTTCTGGTGACCCTACGAACCGAAATCTTATTGTGATCTATGGACCTTCCACAAAAAGTTTTCCTGCTCAAACAACACCATATAAAATAATAGTTTGGTGTTAGAGATAGTTATATTAACATAAACAAAATGTTTTCATTTTATTTTAGTCCACCATATATTTCAAAGAAAAAAAACACATATTTTTTATGTTAACTAGAAAAAACAAGAGGTAATCCATAGTTAAATAACATATGGGTTCTCTCTCTTTAGTGCGTTTATAACAGAAGTAGGTAAGAAATTTCTTGGATTTTTAAATATATGATCAAAACTAGTCCCTAACCTATACGAATAACAGTTTCATTTCATAAACTATGACAAGTTAGAAGGGAGGGATTTAAATGCCATTTTTTGGACCTCGGTTTGGTCGTCCACTACCAGTATATCGTCGTGGTTTTAGACGTGGATTTAGAACTGGATTTGTACCAGGATATGTACGCGGATTTCGACGTGGATTATTTGGACCTTTCTAAACAATACAGTTAACCTATGATGACAAGTCCTTCTTCACTTCAAGAAGAAGGACTTTCATTTTTCAAATCTTTGATTTGTATTGGACTTCGTTTTTTGTAAAATATCTCCACATTTACAAAGTTGAATGCTGATTCAACTTACTATTAAGCCCTTCCCTTCTTATCGATTGATCCACCTTAGCAATCTCTCAACATTCTTCTTACTCACTTTCCCACCTGAAAAGCGGTCAATTTGTCTGAATGGCATGTTAATAACAAAGTACACGTTATTCGCTGTTAATGGTTTTCCAATCTTTTTAAAGAAAAAGTGGAAGAACATAATAGAATGATAAAGCAATTTTCCTAACCAGTTTTTATACTGGGCCTGATTAATCGTGTCATTCATTCCTAAATCTTTATGACGGTCCCAATTTTTTGGTGGTAGTTTTCTTCCTACTATTTTTTCGAATTCTGAATTTGGAATTTGCTTTACGTTAGCTACTGCGTAGTTCGGGAATTCAGTTTTTAAGAATACAGTTGGAGCCACACCCTCCATCTCAAGAGTTTCCTCTAAATGAATCTCTTGAATTGAACTACCTACTAGAATCTTATAAGTCCCTGATTCAACCTCCCAATCCTTTTCAGGATTATAGTATGAGAAATCTCGCTTCGTTAACGTTAGTGTTACTTGCTTCGTTTCACCTGGTTCCAAGTAGACCTTATCAAAAGCTTTCAATTCTTTTTTTGATCGGATAATCTTCGAATCTACTTTTTCAATATACAGTTGAGCAACTTCTGCTCCAGCTACTTCACCAGTATTTGTCAAATTGAAACTAACGGTTAAGCCATCAATCACCATATCACTGTAGTCAAATGTTGTATAAGATAACCCATAGCCAAAAGGATAACGCACTGGTACATTTGCAGTTTCAAAATATCTATAACCAATGAATAGCCCTTCTTTATGTTCACTTGTCGCTTGATGTCCAGGGTAGTACGCCGAGGATGGAACATCAGTGTAATGTATTGGGAATGTTTCGCTTAATTTACCACTTGGATTATATTTACCAAGCAATACATCAACAATTGCTTCACCCCCACCTTGTCCAGAAAGATACGTGTGGATCATTCCTTGTACCCGGTCTGCAAATGGTAATTCAATGGCACCACCACCAGATAGTACAACAACTATATTCTCATTTACCTTAACTAAAGATTCAACAAGCTCTAACTGATTTTGAGCTAATTTTAAATCTTCTCTATCTACACCTTCAGCCTCCTTGCTTTCATCAAGTCCAATAAATAAAAGCACGACTTCAGCAGATTTCGCAAGACTTGTTGCTTCTTCCAATAATGTACTACTCTTTCCTCCCATACGCTTAAACCCTTGTGCGTACCCAGCTATTTTTAAAGAGGACTTTTGTAAGCCATCAAATGGATTACTTAATTTATAGGGATTA
Proteins encoded in this window:
- a CDS encoding TerC family protein; its protein translation is MEFSIILEYAWVLLLLIALEGLLAADNALVLAIMVKHLPEEQRKRALFYGLAGAFVFRFASLFAISFLVDVWQIQALGAVYLLFIAANHIFRKLVVNKEKQKAGMIKEKKKSGFWMTVFKVELADIAFAIDAILAAFALAVVLPNTSLPNIGGLDGGKFLVIFAGGLIGLVIMRFAANYFVTLLQTRPGLEVAAFVIVGMVGIKLAVLTLSHPDLAVIPSGFAKSPEWKISFYFTLVLIALCGWFLSKEKKTVETNVESDNNNNKCE
- a CDS encoding staygreen family protein gives rise to the protein MSSFNPEKLSVTFIPPANSFRPIEGRKYTLTHSDLTAELFLDIGFIFNYEKINSVMRDEVLAKWQKTNENQLHLIGKAYVDGGEFNKEMAGVRFAIFRKEMDTALKGIIFGDLAFLTNYPILLDSPIYIYFESNYPEFKQILYYGTPRQYLQQINQNQ
- a CDS encoding glycoside hydrolase family 3 C-terminal domain-containing protein, with product MKYKDLIKQMTLEEKASLMSGQNFWNTKAIERHGIPSIMLTDGPHGLRKQGGKADHLGLNKSLPATCYPTAATLANSWDKSLVYNVGQDIGKEARSEKVSVLLGPGLNIKRNPLCGRNFEYFSEDPYLTGELASEMVKGIQSNGISACPKHYAVNSQEHMRMTIDEIVDERSLREIYLTGFEKVVKESKPYTMMSSYNKVNGEFANENQHLANDILYSEWGFDGVVVTDWGGNNDRIAGLKAHNQLEMPSTNGITDKEIVDAINKGKLDESILDKAVDQLLSLLYKVRLDDKESGQVDYEDHHNKAVEAARQSMVMLKNEKNILPLKAGTKVAVIGDFAKNPRYQGAGSSLINPYKLSNPFDGLQKSSLKIAGYAQGFKRMGGKSSTLLEEATSLAKSAEVVLLFIGLDESKEAEGVDREDLKLAQNQLELVESLVKVNENIVVVLSGGGAIELPFADRVQGMIHTYLSGQGGGEAIVDVLLGKYNPSGKLSETFPIHYTDVPSSAYYPGHQATSEHKEGLFIGYRYFETANVPVRYPFGYGLSYTTFDYSDMVIDGLTVSFNLTNTGEVAGAEVAQLYIEKVDSKIIRSKKELKAFDKVYLEPGETKQVTLTLTKRDFSYYNPEKDWEVESGTYKILVGSSIQEIHLEETLEMEGVAPTVFLKTEFPNYAVANVKQIPNSEFEKIVGRKLPPKNWDRHKDLGMNDTINQAQYKNWLGKLLYHSIMFFHFFFKKIGKPLTANNVYFVINMPFRQIDRFSGGKVSKKNVERLLRWINR
- a CDS encoding DMT family transporter, whose product is MAWIYLLLAGTFEVVGVTGMNKVAKDKSLQSYTVLMIGFIMSFCFLSLAMKTLPLGISYAVWTGIGTVGGAIIGMLFYGEARDWRRILFIALIIISVVGLRLTT
- a CDS encoding DMT family transporter — its product is MNKDWTFVIIAGFIEVLWAIGLKYSDNILEWAGTALFIYLSFALLIKATKRLPVATVYAIFTGIGTAGTVVIEMMVFGEPFSWTKVMFILLLLSGVVGLKLVTSESSKKEGAM
- a CDS encoding YibE/F family protein codes for the protein MKLVNLIKKLTKKQFYLYIFLILSFVISITFVNNNYSFYEQPIAEVIETELIDTTEINDMYGNEDILYSQRIIAILKNSDSKGKLIYLTNEYSLSKAYDNEYQAGQKIFVSIDQVKVENQELTGTIKEFKRDTYVLIAAWIFIFALIIIGKKQGFFSVISLAVNAILLSYTLDIYINHPEISLVLICGASIFLFTCTSLLLVNGFNEKTYSAIIATILGTFSSLFIAYSVIWITSGNGLLQFLSSPYQMVFMAGLFIGSLGAVMDIAITMSSSLFSLYEKNNHITLKALRTSGREIGKDIMGTMTNILFFIYISGSIPFLLLYLKNDSLLGFTLSMNLSLELYRALAGGIGIVLTIPIGIYTTIFFINRKKARL
- a CDS encoding TetR family transcriptional regulator; the protein is MTSNQIKEVSLKHFAKNGYEGASLAHIAEDVGIKKQSIYTHFKGKDELFLKLCKDSSENEIIFVINFIEINKTRPIEEILYHFLLESIERYEMKDSNKFWIRTAFFPPSHLNEIVMKMVYEYLDKLEELLYPIIQKAMEEGEVNSLIDGKLATAAFLGIYDGIIVEMLYGGPERLQKRLESSWYLYWRGLSL
- a CDS encoding GNAT family N-acetyltransferase, producing MTIISVRDLTLNNFYKCINLKLREEQEKQIVSNLYSIGESKVNPCYTPYVIHLGEEVIGFVMTDYDPSLEDKNKYWVPRMMIDDRFQGKGYGQEAMKIIIERLSLNEDCNYIRLSTEPTNINAIKFYESLGFKNTGELLEESEIILEYSIL
- a CDS encoding YokU family protein produces the protein MRLVGSIVLVDTRKSGSSIGFKEQMELPRLLKRNYFDFSS
- a CDS encoding YibE/F family protein, with protein sequence MNALVLLSIILFLLMTVIGGRKGIKSFLAIFFNFGVLMVIIFIMLDPKINIIILTLVASVVISSINLFFINDINSKTKTAFLSSIITIVILFIGIVIITEKSMIQGFAEEEIRELSGFSLHIGIDFVKIGISVIIMSTIGAIIDAAIAISSPMREIHFHNPTINRKDLFRSGLNIGRDIIGTSTNTLLFAFFGGFLGLFIYFKDLSFPLGEIVNSKIFSAEIITILCAGIGVIIVIPITSWITALVLVGKEK